The Vibrio tubiashii DNA window TCACTTTTTATATAGCCATGACTTTGTAGTTCACTGATGATCACTTCATCTAATTCGTGCGTTCTCTTTGCCATTTTCTTCTGAGTTCTTTTACCTACGTAACCCATCTAATCGTCTGAATAACATCGATTAGAATTTCTGCTGGCGTAAGTTACCTCTCTAATATGACAGCGAAGTGACGGAATACGCGCGACGTCTTTGCCTTTACAAACTGAAATTAACCTTACTTATTTATCAAATAACAACAAACCATTCACCTCATGAATTTTAATGCACAAACCGCGCATATTCACCATTTTCATCTAAAATCACCACATAATCCGTCATGTTTTACTGGTCAATTAGTAATCATACAGTTTTATATATTTATAGATAACGCCAAATATCCGACTAATTCGCTAAGATATTAATTGTCTATTTCACCTATATTTCATCAAAAACCAGTGAATAAGTTCAAAATGGTCGCATAAAGTTAGTAAAAATCAGAATTGTTTGCTGGATCATATTTTCCGCCAAAGATGTTGCTTAGGTATTTATAAAGTGAATAATAGCAAACGTTACATAAATGTAACAAAACACAACATCATATAAATATTATTCATATAAACACCTATTTACAGGCAGGAAAAGCATGACAAAGCGTATTTCGCTAGCCGTATTGGCGAGTCTATTTGCAGGTAGCGCTGCAGCATCCAGTTTGGATGACAAAATCAACGAAGTCGTTGCACCTATCGTTAACCCTTTTGTAGGAATGATCTTTTCGACTATTCCGTTCCCTTTTACTGACGTACAGGTGCCGTGGATTGTTCTTTGGTTAGTTGTTGCAGCTAGCTTTTTTACTTTCTACTTAGGCTTCATTAACGTTCGCGGCTTTAAGCACGCGGTTCAACTTGTATCAGGCAAGTTCTCTGATCCTAAAGCAAAAGAAGAGGGTGAGGTTTCTCACTTCCAAGCTCTAACCACTGCACTTTCAGGTACCGTTGGTTTGGGTAACATCGCTGGTGTGGCCGTTGCGGTTTCAATCGGTGGTGCTGGTGCGACATTCTGGATGATTCTTGCTGGCCTACTCGGTATGTCCAGTAAGTTTGTAGAGTGTGCACTGGGTGTGAAGTATCGTAACACCAACCCAGACGGCTCTGTTTCTGGTGGTCCTATGTACTACCTAAGCAAAGGTCTGGCTAAACGCGGTAACGCAGCATTTGGCCGTACCCTAGCGGTTCTGTTCTCGGTATTTGCAATCGGTGGTTCTCTTGGTGGCGGTAACATGTTCCAAGCTAACCAAGCGTTCAAGCAGGTTGTCGGCGTAACTGGTGGCGATGCGTCATTCTTCGCAGACAAAGGTTGGCTATTCGGTCTAATCCTAGCGGTGATCGTGGGTATCGTTATCATCGGTGGTATTAAATCTATCGCTAAGGTAACGGAGAAAGTGGTTCCGTTCATGGCGACGATTTATGTCGGTGCTGCTCTTATCATTATCCTAATGAACTTCGACCGCATTGATGATGCATTTAGCGCTATCTTTAACGGTGCGTTCACCGGTGAAGGTATTGCGGGTGGTGTGATCGGTGTGCTTATCCAAGGCTTCAAACGTGCAGCGTTCTCGAACGAGGCGGGTGTTGGTTCGGCAGCAATTGCTCACTCAGCAGTAAAAACCAAAGAGCCAATGTCTGAAGGTTTCGTATCTCTACTAGAACCGTTCATTGATACCGTGGTTATCTGTACGATGACTGCCCTAGTTATCATCATTACTGGTTACCTAGACACGGATACCGGCCTTGCTGGTGTAGAGCTAACGTCTGCTGCATTCGGTAGCGCAATTAGCTGGTTCCCATATATCCTTGCAATTGCTGTGGTACTGTTCGCTTTCTCTACCATGATCTCTTGGTCATACTACGGCCTGAAAGCTTGGACTTACCTATTCGGTGAGAGCAAAACAGCCGAGCTTATCTTTAAAGTGAAATTCTGTATCTTTGTTGTCATTGGTGCAGCAATGAACTTAGGCCCAGTTATCGACTTCTCTGACGCGATGATCTTTGCAATGGCTCTTGTGAACATTGTAGGTCTATACATCCTAGTTCCGGAAGTGAAGCGCGACCTAGCAGACTACCTAGAACGCTTTAACGCAGGCAAGGTCTACAAGGTACAGCAAAAACAAAACTTGGCTGAACAACCAGACTAGTTCGAAATGTAAATAACGATGAATAACAGCAGGCTTCGGTCTGCTGTTTTTTCATTTTAGAGACACTCATTTACACATTTTTCTATTTCTGAATTTGCAAACCAATATTCCACCAAGTATTTCAACCTAAGTATAATTGTCTAGTTTTTCACCACGCCGCTGTTTAAAACTGGCATTTTTCTCCACCTAGCTCCCGACTGTAAGCTCAGCTTTACTCTTCAAACAAACACCCAACAAGCAAAATTTAACATTTTGGTTACACTTATCTTTAAGTGCAATTCTCGAAATTGATCTCTGGTTTAACTCAAGTTTGCAGCTTAATAAAGCGCAACGAATCGAAAACTCAGTAGGTTGTTTTAGTTATTGCCAACAAGTTGTATGAAATTTAAGTATCTATCTTGGCTCTTCATGACCGAAACATGGTCGCTGAGTCATACATCGTTTCTCTTTGGTGCGATCCATCTCTGCGAAACAAAAAGGAGATAGTAATGAATGTTCAGACACTACCCATGCTGCGCTTTATTGACCACGAAGGTGTATCAATAAACCAGTTGCCAGCTTGGGCAGACTTAACGACGTTAACCGCCTTTTATAAGGATATGGTTCTCACCCGTACCTATGACAACAAAGCGGTTGCCCTACAACGAACGGGCAAACTCGGTACCTACCCTTCTCACTTAGGTTCGGAAGCTTATGGCGTTGCCATTGGCCATGCCATGCATCCAAGCGATGTGTTTATTCCCTATTACCGTGATATGCCCGCAATGTGGGTCCGTGGTATCCCGATGGAGAAAAACCTCCAATATTGGGGAGGTGATGAGAGAGGAAGCGACTTTCACGTAACGCCAGCCAATGGTGAGGCTCCAGAACATTGTCGAGACTTACCCTTCTGTGTGCCCATTGCTACTCAGTGTACACACGCGGTCGGTGTCGCTGCTGCGCTAAAAATCGAGAACCAACACCACGCTGCTTTAGTCACCTGTGGTGATGGCGCGACATCAAAAGGGGATTTCCTAGAAAGTATCAACTGTGCCGGTACTTGGAATTTACCACTGGTATTTGTGGTGAATAACAACCAGTGGGCAATTTCTGTCCCAAGAACTCTTCAATCCGCTGCTGAGTTTTTATCTGACAAAGCAAAAGGCGCTGGCATTCATGGCGTGACCGTCGATGGCAACGATGTGGTTGCGGTCTATGACACCGTACTTGCCGCATTAGATAGAGCAAGAAAAGGTAAAGGGCCTACCCTAATTGAGGCGGTGAGCTATCGACTCAGTGACCATACAACCGCTGATGACGCAAGCCGCTATCGTAGTGATGATGAGCTTAATCAAGCTTGGCAGTTCGAACCAATTAAACGGTTGAAAGCCTTCTTAATCAATCAAGGTGCTTGGAGTGACGCCCAAGAAGAGACCTGGTTGTTAGCGTGTAAAGAGCAAGTCGAGATTGCCGTCGACCACTACATGAACCTTCCACCACAGGCTCCGGAAAGTGCATTTGATTATCTTTATGAACACGCACCTGCTGAGTTAAACCAGCAGCGAGATTTATTGATCAACAAAGCAATGCGCATGCAAGGAGGCAAACATGGCTGAGTTGACGTTAGTAGAAGCAGTCAACCTTGCACTGCATCATGAGATGAACAAAGACCAAAGCGTGATTGTTCTTGGTGAGGATGTTGGCGATAACGGTGGAGTATTCCGTGCTACCGTTGGGCTAAAAGAGAAGTTTGGCTTAAGACGAGTTATCGACTCCCCGCTCGCAGAAGCGCTCATTGGCGGTGTCGCTGTCGGGATGGCGAGCCAAGGTTTACGGCCCGTCGCTGAGTTTCAGTTTCAAGGATTCGTATTCCCTGCCTTGGAGCACTTGATGTGCCATGCCGCGAGAATGCGCAACCGCACACGCGGACGATTAACTTGCCCTGCAGTTTTCAGAGCTCCTTTCGGTGGGGGCATTCACGCACCAGAGCATCACTCTGAAAGCGTCGAAGCTTTATTTGCCCATACAGCTGGCTTTAAAGTGGTGATCCCATCTTCGCCGCAACGAGCTTATGGATTGCTTCTCGCTTCTATTCGTAGCAACGATCCTGTCATGTTTTTCGAACCCAAACGTATCTACCGCACCGTTAAGTCTGAGGTTGTTGATAGCGGAGAAGCTCTTCCACTCGATACTTGCTTTACCTTACGCAAAGGGCGAGACATTACCTTAGTGACTTGGGGCGCGTGCGTCGTTGAATCATTGCAAGCAGCGCAAACGCTCTCGACTCAAGGAATTGAAGCTGAAGTCATTGATCTAGCGTCAATAAAACCCATCGACATGGACACCATCCTAAGATCATTAGAGAAAACGGGTAGGTTGTTGGTCGTTCACGAAGCAAGTCGCACGTGTGGCGTAGGCGCTGAAATTCTCGCTCGAACTGCCGAACACGCCATGTGTTTACTCAAAGCGCCACCACGGAGAGTCACAGGAATGGATACCATCATGCCTTATTACCGCAATGAAGATTACTTCATGATTCAAGAGCAAGATATCGTGCTAGCTGCGCGAGAATTGGTGGAGGGTTGGAAATGAAAAGCTTCTTATTACCTGACCTAGGCGAAGGATTAGCCGAGTCTGAAATCGTTGAATGGCACATTAAAGTCGGTGACTCTGTCGAGCTCGATCAAGTTGTGTTAACCGTAGAAACCGCCAAAGCTGTGGTCGAAGTCCCTGCTCCCTACTCTGGTGTTGTCGTCAGTCGCCATGGCGAGGCAGGCGATGTGATCAATATTGGCGCTCTACTCCTAGAAATAGAAGAGCAACCTGAATTGGTCGGCTCGACGGTGAGTCAGGCAAAACAACAAGATGCCGCAACTGTGGTTGGTAACGTCTCGCAAGCGGCTCATCATGTCGATGTGGATGATTTTTGGATTGGTAGCACACATAACCCTTCCGCCGATGAACTCATCACAGCACTTCCCTCAGCTCGTCTGCTAGCCAAAAAGCTGGGTGTAGAACTCAAGACAGTCAAAGGGACTGGCCCTAACGGCATGATCAACGATAGCGATATTTATAACGAGGCTCGTAAACAAAGCCCAGGGACTGAAGTGCTCAAAGGTGCGCGCAGAACCATGGTGTCAACTATGTCGGAGTCTCATCATCATGTTGCTGCGGTGACCATATCCGAGGAAGCAAACTTAGGCGACTGGCTAGCAAATGAAGATATCTCTGGCCGACTGATTAAAGCGGTCGTCTATGCCTGCCAAGAAGAACCAGCACTCAATGCATGGTTTGATGCAGAAACCATGACGCGCTGCGTACACAGTAGAGTCAATATTGGTATTGCCGTTGACAGTAGTCATGGGCTTTATGTGCCAGTTCTTAAACACGCAGATGAATTTGAAGGCAATCAAGTTCGTCAGTGGCTCGATGAAACCGTCAAGGGGATCAGAGAGCGTAAGATTGGTCGAGAAAGCCTCCAAAATGCGACGATAACCTTGTCTAACTTTGGCGCAATTGCGGGCATATTTGCCACTCCGGTCGTATCTCCGCCACAAGTAGCCATCGTGGGTGCGGGGCGCATTATCGACCGTGTTGTGATGAAAGATGACAAGCCGGTTTCGGTTAAAGTCATGCCTCTATCGATCACGTTTGACCACCGAGCTTGTACAGGTGGCGAAGCGGCGAGGTTTACTAAGAAGCTGGTCGAACATTTGCAGAAGCCCAAAGGTTAACTTGGGTCTGTTAGCTATAAAATTAAAGGGAGCACGCCTTGTGCTCCCTTTTCGCTTTCATATTAGAGTTTAAAGTTACCCACCAGCGTGTCAAGCTGCCCAGAGAGCTGTTTTAAATGACTACTGCTAGAGTTGAGTTGCTGAGCCACATTCGCTGTCTCTTCAGTGAGCAAGTTAATGTCTTCAACATTGCGGTTAATCTCTCCAACCACGCTAGACTGCTCTTCTGTCGCTGTCGCCACTTGGATATTCTGATCGCTAATATGCGAGATATGCGCACTGATCTGTTTTAGCGACGAGTTAGCTTCGGCTGCTTTATCCACCACAATTGCGCTTTGGTCTCGCCCATTACTCATCGCACTAACCGCTTTGGTCGACTCTTCTTGGAGGCGATTTATCACACCTTGAATTTCTTCGGTTGAATCAGCAGATAGGCTGGCTAGCTTACGCACTTCATCAGCAACAACGGCAAACCCTCTTCCTTGCTCGCCTGCTCGCGCTGCTTCAATGGCCGCATTGAGTGCCAGTAAGTTGGTTTGCTCAGATATACCTCGAATGGTATCCAAAATTGAACTGATGTCTTCAACTTGCACGGCTAACGACTCAACAACGTCTGTTGCTTGCTCTAGATCTTGTCTTAAGCTATCAATTTGCGTTGAGGCACCATCAACCACTTCACCACCACTTTGGGCCTGTTCGGTCGCTTGTTTCGCGACTTGCGCGGCTTGCGATGCATTTGAGGCGACTTCTTCTACGGTCGCACCTAGCTGATGAATCGCCGTCGCAACCTGAGTCGTTCTGTCACGCTGTGAGGTACAATGCCCTTGTGTCAGTGCTGCGTGGTCTGACACTTGTTGAGCCGTTGTGGCGAGCTCTTGGGAATTCATCGCCACATTTTGAATAGACTCATGCACACGGCTTATGAAGTCATTAAAGCTCCCAGCGATACCAGCTAGTTCATCTTTGCCCTTCAAATCAATACGTGTATCCAATGACATCTCTTGCGCTGCCGTAGACATAGATGACTGAAGGTAAGCAACACGTTTTTTTAGACTGGATATGATAATGACCGAGAAAGCACCCGAAATTAGAACGCCCAATCCGATAATCAAGAACAATCGATTCTGACCAGACTCGTAACTTGCGTTGCTAACTTTGAACTGAGTTTCGGCCTGAACCAAAAGAGCATCTAGGATCCTATTAGCATGCTTACGTAATACACCATAAGTTTTCGCGTACTTCGATTTGTAGATTTGACGCGCGGTCTCCATATCGCCATTCTCAAACGCAGCCAACATAGGGTTTAACTCTTGACTCACCATGCGTTCAAACTCTTTGAGTAGCGCTTCCACTTCAGCTTTCTGTTCAGGAATCACCTGCGCTTCAACCGCATACTGAATGGCTTGACGCATTTCAGGGATATCTTCTAAGCGCGTTTCTTTAACGCGAGTCAACACACCCTTCTCATCACGCAGCGAGCTATCTTGAAGTAGCATCATGTCGATTCCGACGCGCATACGCGGAATTCGAGAAGCAACCTCTGCCATGGCGCGCATCGGGGAAGAGGTATTGGAATAGAGCTTTTCAGACTGATTTTGAATCCCTTGCATACTGTTAAGGCTAGCAATTCCCACTAACCCTAATGCCAAACATGGCAAAATGACCGCCAAAATTAGGCGGGTTTGTAGAGTGAATCTCTCGGCAAACATCGTACTTCCTTTTTAACTTGCTTATTGTTATTTTTGCAACTTATTAAGAAGATGTTATCGATAGATTAAAAGCGGTAACAGTAATCTTTATGTTTTAAAGTACCGCTTATATTCTTTATGCACTTTATGAACTAAACAATTAAGTTATCAGTGTTTTACCTGTATTATCCGCACGCCGGAACACTAAACTGATTCAATTAGCTCTGGAAGAATCTCAAACAGATCTCCCACTAGCCCGTAATCTGCTATCTCGAAAATAGCGGCATCGGGGTCACTGTTAATCGCGACAATGACTTTCGAATCCTTCATACCTGCTAAGTGCTGAATTGCCCCAGATATTCCCACCGCGATATACAAGTTTGGTGCAACAATCTTACCCGTTTGCCCTACCTGTAGATCGTTAGTAACGAATCCTGCATCAACCGCCGCTCGTGAAGCGCCAATTGCACCACCGAGTTTATCGGCCAACTTTTCAACTAAGGCGAAATTCTCTTTACTGCCCAACCCTCGGCCACCAGAGATCACCACGTTTGCGCTAGACAATTCAGGTCGGTCACACTGCGCGCTTTCTCGGCTTACCAATTGAGTACCTTGGCTAGCGATATGAGTATCAAGGGTTACTAGTTGAGCTGAACCACCATCATCCAATGGCATTTTATCGAAAGCCGTTGAGCGTATCGTCATCACTTTTATCACGTCTTCTGAGCGTACTCTGGCTAATGCGTTACCCGCATAGATAGGACGTACTACCGTATCAACGCTTTCTATTGCCATCACGTCTGACAGCATTTCAACATCGAGCAGCGCGGCCACTCTTGGTAAGACGTCTTTACCGAAAGTATTGGCTGGCGCTAATACGTGGCTGTATTCAACGCCTACTTGCTTGACGACTTCAGCAAGGTTCTCTGCAAGCATATCTTCGTAGCATGCGTTATCAGCGACAAGGACGCGTTCTAGCAAGGACGACTGCTTAATCAACTGGGCAACATTGTCACAGTGACAGCCCACAACCAGAGCATCGACCGAACCGCTCCCTGCTGAATCAATGATCGATTTTGCCGCCGATAACGTGGATAAAAAATCTGCGCTCGGGGTCTGGTTATCGTGCTGTGCTAACACTAAGACTTTGATTTCACTCATTGCTATCCCCTATTCAATCACTTTCGCTTCATTTTTAAGTTTGTCGACAAGCTCAGTAACACTAGCGACCATAACGCCTGCTTTTCGCTTCGGTGGTGCAAAGACTTGCAGCGTCTGCTGCGAAGATTTAATCTCGATTCCAAGAGACTCCGCCTCGACGACATCTAATGGTTTTTTCTTCGCTTTCATAATATTAGGCAGTGACGCATATCTCGGCTCATTTAATCTCAGGTCGGTACTTACAACAGCAGGTAACGATATTTGTAGTGTCTCTAAGCCACCATCAATCTCTCGCGTCACAATCGCTTTATCACTTTCAATCTGTATGTTCGACGCGAATGTTGCCTGAGGACAGGTCATAAGCGCGGCCAACATTTGCGCGACCTGATTGTTGTCATTATCGATCGATTGCTTACCCAACAGTATCAGTTGTGCCTCCTCTTGCAGCGCAATAGCTTTAAGTAGTTTGGCGACGACAAGTGGTTGGCACGTTTTTTCGGTATCAAGGTGAATCGCTCTATCTGCCCCAAGAGCCAGCGCGCTTCTGAGCTGCTCCTGACACACAGCCGAACCAATTGAAACCACGACGACTTCACTCGCAGCACCACTTTCTTTAAGTCGAATCGCTTCTTCAACGGCTATTTCGCAAAATGGATTAATGGTCATTTTTACGTTGTCTGTCTCAACACCAGACTCGTCGGCCTTTATCCTAACTTTTGTATACGGGTCAATTACACGCTTAATCGCTACCAATACTTTCATTACTCTCTCCAAGAACAATGTATGTAGTTTGAGCTTAGTAAAGTTTACGTTTACGTCAACTGTAACTATATTTAATGCAATCAACATTTTTAAAATGGAAGGTTGAACACAATGGAAAGAGAAAGCATGGATTTTGATGTAGTGATTGTCGGCGCGGGCCCTGCCGGGCTTTCAGCTGCATGTCGGCTTGCACAACTATCTCAGCAACAAGAGAAACCTCTTTCTATTTGCGTGGTAGAAAAAGGCCCCGAAGTTGGAGCGCACATACTCTCTGGGGCGGCGTTTGAAACATCGGCTCTCGATGAACTCTTCCCAGACTGGCGTGAACTAGGTGCACCAGTGACTACCCCCGTCTCGCAAGATGAGTTTCTGTATCTCACCACCGCGCAAAATCATGTCCAGATACCCGAGTTATTCACTCCACTCGCGATGAGAAACAGTAACCAGAATTACGTGATTAGCTTAAGTAAGCTGTGCCGCTGGTTAGCAGAGCAAGCTGAAAGCCTAGGCGTTGAGGTCTTTCCCGGCTTTCCCGCAAAAGAAGTCTGCTTTGACGACAATGGCGCCGTGACAGGCATTATCACTGTCGACATGGGCTTAGATAAAAATGGAGAGCAGAAAAACACCTTCCAAGCGGGCATACAACTCAACGCCAAACAAACCATCTTTGCTGAAGGCGCGCGAGGTAGTCTAGGGAAAAGCCTAATCAAACATTTCAACCTTGACCGTGATTGTCAGCCACAACACTACGCCTTGGGTATTAAAGAAGTTTGGACACTGCCTGAAGGTGATGAAAGATACAGTCCCGGTTTAGTGGTTCATTCTACTGGCTGGCCTTTGAGTGAGTCTGACTCGACGGGCGGAGGCTTTTTGTATCATCTTGAGGATAACCTGATTGCGGTAGGCTTGATCACTGACCTCAACTACCACAATCCTTACCTGAGCCCTTTTGATGAGTTCCAAAGGCTTAAACACCACCCACGTTTTGTCCACTTTCTGCAAGGAGCCGAAAGAATCGCTTATGGTGCTCGCGCCATTGCCAAAGGCGGCTTGCTCTCGCTTCCTAAGCAGCAATTTGCTGGTGGACTTTTAATTGGTTGCGACGCTGGCACGCTCAACTCGGCCAAAATCAAAGGTTGTCACACCGCAATGAAATCTGGGCTTCTGGCAGCACAAGCCGCATTTGACGCCATTGAAAAAGACCAAATGGAAGCGGATTACCAAGCGTTGTTCCTAGATTCTTGGCTATACCAAGAGCTCAACCAAACCCGTAATTTCCCCGGCACGATTCATAAATATGGCTCCCTATTAGGAGGGGCGCTGTCACTGTTGGAACAAAATGTCTGGCATAAACTAACCAACGGACAATCCAGTTGGGATATTAGCGACCAACAAGCTGACTATGTAGCGATGCATGAGTTATCTCGCTGTAAGCCTATCCACTACGCTAAACCTGATGGCGTTTTGAGTTTCGACAAAACCTCTTCCGTTTTCCTTTCGTCTACCTTTCATGAAGAGAACCAACCTTGCCACTTACTGCTCGCCGATCAGCAGCTGCCTGTGACTCATCATACAACCTTATTTGACGAACCCAGTCAGCGCTATTGCCCTGCTGGGGTGTATGAAATCATTGAAGTAGAAGGTCAGCGTAAGCTACAGATAAACGCAGCGAACTGTTTACACTGCAAAACCTGCGACATAAAAGATCCTTCGCAGAACATCACCTGGGTTCCCCCAGAAGGTGGCGGGCCTAACTACACCACTATGTAGCCAATCCAAAGTCATGCTTCACCTTTTGGTGAAACATTGAAATACGGCTGACGACATTTTTAAGGTTCTGTTGCTCTAACAGCGTTAAGTCATCGACCGTTAACATGTCATTGATTTGCCTTAAATCGCTGTATTCTATGATTTGATTCATAAAGCGGAGATGCCAGATATGATCGAAGATATACACCATTTCTCTATAGGTTTTGGCATCAATTTCTTGCGCAGCATGGAGCCCTTTTAACCTTTCAACCGTGTTACTTTCTCGGATGTCATGTTTGAGGGCGTAGAGACGACAAAAGATCTCCATTGGCCGTAGGCAATCTTTAAGGTTGATGGCTTCACGCCCTTCATGTTGCTCTGTAACCAGCATATTTTCATCGTTGAGAGGAATAGAATGCGCAAGGCAGTTTTGTGCGTATATGCTAAGAAACTCTGGTTGATTCGATAGTAGCTTCTGAATATGAGACTGAATCCCATCCGCTAATCGGGTATCACCATAGGTTGAGCGGATATCAAAGAATACGTTCAGTTCCAATATGCCGTCAGGAGTCGCTTGCTGAACCCACTGGTCAAAATTGCTTTGCCACTCCTTCTCGCTCAAACACCATTGATGGTTAGAGGCCATTATCAAGCCGTCGCAATAGCTGTAACCAGCCTGATTGAGCATGGCACAAACCTTTTCTGCTAAGTGAAGAAAATAGCGACGAGTGGCCTTTAGATCTTGCTCATCGGGGGTCTCGAATACAATCGCATTGTCCTGATCGGAAAATAGAGTCATGTCATGGCGAGCGTTGCTGCCAAACGATAAAAAAGAGAAAGGTACAGGCGGCTCCCCTATTTCTTGAATGGTCAGTTCGATAAAGCGACCAATCGCCGCATCGTAGGTACTGCCAATCAGCCTTCTTAAGTGATCGGGACGCGCACCTGCGGCAATCATCTCGCGAATCAAATCGGTCAATCGGTTGAGAGATTCAATAACATGGCTATGACTTTCTCCATGCTCAATGTCTAAAACGATACTTGCACTGGTTTTTTGATAGTCCGTACTTGGATTTACTGAACCAAAGCTCGCGCCATACACTTTGCGAACGATAGGACGAAAAGAGATAACATGGCCTAACTTCTCTGATAGGAAGATTCGAGAGGTACTTAAAATAATGTCTATCTCGCGACCGCTCTTTGTGACGATCTGAGCTTCAAACTCCGCAGGCTCTGTTTGGTGGCTAAATAACTCTAGTAAATGTTCTATGACGTTTTTGTTATGTGCCGCACTAGAGAATAGTTCCTGCCAAATCGTTTGAGACTTGAGTTCAGTATCTGTGTAGCCAAGTAGTTGATGAAGGCGAGAGTTAGAGAAAATAATCTTGCCATCTGCTTCTAAAATATATCCTTCATTGGAAGACTCAACCAATGCCTTATAGCGGTTCTTAGCCTCATTTAGAGCATGTTCAGCGCGTTTCTTTCTTCTCTCAATCACTTTTGATTGGGCGATAACGTAGAACAAAATCAGCGCCAAACCTAGAGTAATCAATACAAACACTCGATAAAGGGTGCTTTCTAGCTTATCAATCTCTTGCTGCACGTCCTGTAAATACACACCAGTCCCAACAACCCACTGCCACTCTTCTACCCCTTCAACATAAGTCATCTTTGGAGCAGTAATTGTCGCGTCGTCTTTCCATTGCCAAAGGTATTCTAAATACCCTTCATGAGAGCTCTTAACTAGATTGACTAACTCTACAAAAATTGGAAAGCGTGAATCATCATTCTCATAATAGTGAGTTAAATCTTTGTTGGTTAGATCATGGCGATAAGGATGCATGATCATTCTTGGATGCATATCAGTGATAAAGAAATAATCTTTATTTTCAGCGCCATACCTCATCGACTTAATGTCCATCGCCGCTTTAGACTGGGCTTCTTCCCGACTTAGCTTGCCGCTTCGCTCTAGTTTGATGTATCGGTCGACCACACTGACTGCCGTGGAAGTGAGCTCCTTGAGCATCAGCTGTTTCTGGTTGACCATGGAGTTTTCCACCAAGGGCAAGATCACATAGATAATCGCAGTCACAAACAAAATGATGGCAGTGATTGTCGGTAAAACAATACGTAAGCTAAATCGGCTTAATGTCGATTGATGATCAGTTTGCTGGGCACTTACCCCCGTGAAGTAATCTTCAAGCTCTCGCTCATCGAGTACATCACCAA harbors:
- a CDS encoding alanine/glycine:cation symporter family protein; this translates as MTKRISLAVLASLFAGSAAASSLDDKINEVVAPIVNPFVGMIFSTIPFPFTDVQVPWIVLWLVVAASFFTFYLGFINVRGFKHAVQLVSGKFSDPKAKEEGEVSHFQALTTALSGTVGLGNIAGVAVAVSIGGAGATFWMILAGLLGMSSKFVECALGVKYRNTNPDGSVSGGPMYYLSKGLAKRGNAAFGRTLAVLFSVFAIGGSLGGGNMFQANQAFKQVVGVTGGDASFFADKGWLFGLILAVIVGIVIIGGIKSIAKVTEKVVPFMATIYVGAALIIILMNFDRIDDAFSAIFNGAFTGEGIAGGVIGVLIQGFKRAAFSNEAGVGSAAIAHSAVKTKEPMSEGFVSLLEPFIDTVVICTMTALVIIITGYLDTDTGLAGVELTSAAFGSAISWFPYILAIAVVLFAFSTMISWSYYGLKAWTYLFGESKTAELIFKVKFCIFVVIGAAMNLGPVIDFSDAMIFAMALVNIVGLYILVPEVKRDLADYLERFNAGKVYKVQQKQNLAEQPD
- the pdhA gene encoding pyruvate dehydrogenase (acetyl-transferring) E1 component subunit alpha; translation: MNVQTLPMLRFIDHEGVSINQLPAWADLTTLTAFYKDMVLTRTYDNKAVALQRTGKLGTYPSHLGSEAYGVAIGHAMHPSDVFIPYYRDMPAMWVRGIPMEKNLQYWGGDERGSDFHVTPANGEAPEHCRDLPFCVPIATQCTHAVGVAAALKIENQHHAALVTCGDGATSKGDFLESINCAGTWNLPLVFVVNNNQWAISVPRTLQSAAEFLSDKAKGAGIHGVTVDGNDVVAVYDTVLAALDRARKGKGPTLIEAVSYRLSDHTTADDASRYRSDDELNQAWQFEPIKRLKAFLINQGAWSDAQEETWLLACKEQVEIAVDHYMNLPPQAPESAFDYLYEHAPAELNQQRDLLINKAMRMQGGKHG
- a CDS encoding alpha-ketoacid dehydrogenase subunit beta; the protein is MAELTLVEAVNLALHHEMNKDQSVIVLGEDVGDNGGVFRATVGLKEKFGLRRVIDSPLAEALIGGVAVGMASQGLRPVAEFQFQGFVFPALEHLMCHAARMRNRTRGRLTCPAVFRAPFGGGIHAPEHHSESVEALFAHTAGFKVVIPSSPQRAYGLLLASIRSNDPVMFFEPKRIYRTVKSEVVDSGEALPLDTCFTLRKGRDITLVTWGACVVESLQAAQTLSTQGIEAEVIDLASIKPIDMDTILRSLEKTGRLLVVHEASRTCGVGAEILARTAEHAMCLLKAPPRRVTGMDTIMPYYRNEDYFMIQEQDIVLAARELVEGWK
- a CDS encoding dihydrolipoamide acetyltransferase family protein; translated protein: MKSFLLPDLGEGLAESEIVEWHIKVGDSVELDQVVLTVETAKAVVEVPAPYSGVVVSRHGEAGDVINIGALLLEIEEQPELVGSTVSQAKQQDAATVVGNVSQAAHHVDVDDFWIGSTHNPSADELITALPSARLLAKKLGVELKTVKGTGPNGMINDSDIYNEARKQSPGTEVLKGARRTMVSTMSESHHHVAAVTISEEANLGDWLANEDISGRLIKAVVYACQEEPALNAWFDAETMTRCVHSRVNIGIAVDSSHGLYVPVLKHADEFEGNQVRQWLDETVKGIRERKIGRESLQNATITLSNFGAIAGIFATPVVSPPQVAIVGAGRIIDRVVMKDDKPVSVKVMPLSITFDHRACTGGEAARFTKKLVEHLQKPKG
- a CDS encoding methyl-accepting chemotaxis protein translates to MFAERFTLQTRLILAVILPCLALGLVGIASLNSMQGIQNQSEKLYSNTSSPMRAMAEVASRIPRMRVGIDMMLLQDSSLRDEKGVLTRVKETRLEDIPEMRQAIQYAVEAQVIPEQKAEVEALLKEFERMVSQELNPMLAAFENGDMETARQIYKSKYAKTYGVLRKHANRILDALLVQAETQFKVSNASYESGQNRLFLIIGLGVLISGAFSVIIISSLKKRVAYLQSSMSTAAQEMSLDTRIDLKGKDELAGIAGSFNDFISRVHESIQNVAMNSQELATTAQQVSDHAALTQGHCTSQRDRTTQVATAIHQLGATVEEVASNASQAAQVAKQATEQAQSGGEVVDGASTQIDSLRQDLEQATDVVESLAVQVEDISSILDTIRGISEQTNLLALNAAIEAARAGEQGRGFAVVADEVRKLASLSADSTEEIQGVINRLQEESTKAVSAMSNGRDQSAIVVDKAAEANSSLKQISAHISHISDQNIQVATATEEQSSVVGEINRNVEDINLLTEETANVAQQLNSSSSHLKQLSGQLDTLVGNFKL